From Ipomoea triloba cultivar NCNSP0323 chromosome 5, ASM357664v1, the proteins below share one genomic window:
- the LOC116018785 gene encoding mannose-1-phosphate guanylyltransferase 1-like isoform X1 — translation MKALILGGYSARMQPSLTFTIPKPLIEFASKPIIFYQIEALEAVGVTEVILAVNYQAQVMQNFMKEHETRFRFKITFSIESEPLGTAGPLALARDKLIDDGSGEPFFVLNCDVFCEEYPFKQLITFHKSHAGEASILVTKNNFEMRTNDEHLPYATIDMDKSTGKVRSFVEKPDPIDGIFKTISVGIYLLNPSILDGIEPKRTSLEKQVFPKMVADGKVYGLWLKGLFWLDTWLMIDQQNYYINGLVSQLRNLRKRWPQKLASGAHIVGDVVVDETAEIGEGCMIGPDVAIGPDCVIEDGVKISSSAIMHGTRSREGASVTYSIIGWGSSIGRLAKVENSTMFAINFTVEV, via the exons ATGAAGGCACTCATTCTTGGAGGTTATAGCGCTCGGATGCAACCATCACTCACTTTCACCATCCCAAAACCACTCATTGAATTTGCAAGTAAacctattattttttatcag ATTGAGGCTCTTGAGGCTGTTGGAGTGACTGAAGTGATCCTGGCTGTGAACTACCAGGCACAG GTAATGCAGAACTTCATGAAAGAACATGAAACAAGGTTCAGATTCAAGATTACATTCTCAATAGAGAGTGAGCCACTTGGGACTGCTGGCCCCCTTGCTTTGGCTAGGGACAAGCTGATAGATGATGGTTCTGGGGAGCCTTTTTTTGTGCTAAATTGTGATGTTTTCTGTGAAGAATATCCTTTCAAACAGTTGATCACATTTCACAAATCCCATGCCGGAGAGGCTTCTATACTAGTAACCAAG AACAATTTTGAGATGAGGACGAACGACGAACATTTACCCTATGCTACTATTGACATGGACAAATCCACTGGGAAAGTAAGGAGTTTTGTAGAGAAGCCAGACCCAATAGACGGGATCTTCAAGACAATAAGCGTCGGGATTTACCTGCTCAACCCTTCAATCCTCGACGGAATCGAGCCGAAACGGACGTCGCTAGAGAAACAAGTGTTCCCCAAAATGGTAGCCGACGGGAAAGTGTACGGGTTGTGGCTGAAAGGGCTATTTTGGTTGGATACATGGCTGATGATAGACCAGCAAAACTATTACATCAATGGGCTGGTAAGCCAGTTGCGCAATTTACGGAAGAGATGGCCGCAGAAACTGGCTTCCGGCGCTCACATCGTGGGAGATGTGGTGGTGGATGAGACGGCGGAGATCGGAGAGGGATGCATGATCGGACCGGATGTCGCTATCGGCCCCGACTGCGTCATCGAGGATGGGGTTAAGATCTCGAGTAGCGCCATCATGCATGGGACACGTAGCAGGGAGGGGGCTTCCGTTACGTATAGTATTATCGGTTGGGGTTCCAGTATTGGACGATTGGCTAAGGTAGAGAATTCCACCATGTTTGCAATCAATTTTACAGTGGAGGTTTAG
- the LOC116018917 gene encoding ultraviolet-B receptor UVR8-like isoform X2 — MNGNGGGGSGGSVEMERVVYMWGYLPGALPQRSPLLSPVAVSLPPTIGAGRFWRDVCGGGCGFAMAISDYGKLITWGSTDDLGQSYVTSGKHGEMPEPFPLPSEVSVVKAAAGWAHCVAVTENGEVYTWGWKECVPSGQVYGEPSMGLNVKKDVIEKQTTTFTDQVSPRSQGSRSTGGNMSGFDSGGVRGDDGAKRRRMSSSKQTAEGSPSSDESLSALPCLVTLNPGVKIVSVAAGGRHTLALSDMGQVWGWGYGGEGQLGLGSRIRMVSSPHPIPCIESSPSVKDRGIGVSHGSMGLEGQGLRVPGSYVKRIACGGRHSVVVTDAGALLTFGWGLYGQCGQGSTDDELSPTCVSSLLGIKIEGVSAGLWHTVSISADGDVYAFGGNQFGQLGTGGDQAETLPRLLDAPNLENVNAKVVSCGARHSTIVTEDGKVFCWGWNKYGQLGLGDVIDRNIPAQVPINGGTPKNVSCGWWHTLLLAESPA, encoded by the exons ATGAATGGAAATGGTGGAGGTGGAAGTGGAGGGAGTGTGGAAATGGAGAGAGTAGTGTATATGTGGGGATATTTGCCGGGGGCTTTGCCGCAGCGCTCGCCGTTGTTGTCGCCCGTGGCGGTGAGTCTTCCGCCGACTATTGGTGCCGGAAGGTTCTGGAGAGATGTTTGCGGCGGTGGTTGCGGTTTTGCTATGGCCATTTCAG ACTATGGGAAGCTTATTACTTGGGGTTCTACGGATGATTTAGGTCAAAGCTACGTGACATCGGGGAAGCATGGA GAAATGCCAGAGCCTTTTCCCCTTCCCAGTGAAGTTTCAGTAGTAAAAGCTGCTGCAGGTTGGGCACATTGTGTTGCTGTTACAG AGAatggagaagtttatacatgggggTGGAAAGAGTGTGTCCCTTCTGGCCAGGTTTATGGAGAGCCATCTATGGGACTAAACGTAAAGAAGGATGTAATTGAGAAGCAGACTACTACATTCACAGACCAAG TAAGCCCTCGCTCCCAGGGGTCAAGATCAACTGGTGGTAATATGTCTGGTTTTGATAGTGGAGGGGTTAGGGGAGATGATGGTGCAAAAAGAAGACGCATGTCATCTTCTAAACAAACTGCAGAGGGCTCACCGTCATCTGATGAAAGTCTGTCAGCGCTGCCTTGTTTGGTCACATTGAACCCAGGAGTAAAAATTGTTAGTGTTGCAGCTGGTGGCAGGCACACACTAGCGCTGTCAG ATATGGGACAAGTTTGGGGTTGGGGTTATGGAGGTGAAGGGCAGCTTGGTTTGGGATCTCGGATTCGCATGGTGTCCTCTCCACATCCTATTCCTTGCATTGAGTCCTCTCCCTCGGTAAAGGATAGAGGAATTGGCGTTTCTCATGGAAGTATGGGTTTAGAAGGACAAGGCCTTCGAGTTCCTGGGAGTTATGTGAAAAGAATTGCTTGTGGAGGCCGCCATAGTGTTGTTGTTACAG ATGCTGGGGCACTACTTACTTTTGGTTGGGGACTCTATGGACAG TGCGGCCAAGGAAGTACTGATGATGAGCTAAGTCCTACTTGTGTATCTTCGTTACTTGGCATCAAAATAGAAGGTGTTTCTGCAGGACTCTGGCACACAGTAAGCATTTCTGCAGATGGTGATGTATATGCATTTGGTGGCAACCAATTTGGGCAGTTGGGAACTGGAGGCGACCAAGCTGAG ACTCTCCCCCGGCTTCTTGATGCTCCAAATTTGGAAAATGTGAATGCAAAAGTTGTATCATGCGGAGCACGCCACAGTACTATAGTTACAG AGGATGGCAAAGTGTTTTGCTGGGGTTGGAATAAGTACGGCCAG CTTGGTTTGGGTGATGTAATAGACCGCAATATTCCTGCCCAAGTACCAATCAATGGCGGCACTCCAAAAAACGTGTCATGTGGATGGTGGCACACCCTATTACTAGCTGAATCGCCTGCTTAA
- the LOC116018917 gene encoding ultraviolet-B receptor UVR8-like isoform X1 has translation MNGNGGGGSGGSVEMERVVYMWGYLPGALPQRSPLLSPVAVSLPPTIGAGRFWRDVCGGGCGFAMAISDYGKLITWGSTDDLGQSYVTSGKHGEMPEPFPLPSEVSVVKAAAGWAHCVAVTENGEVYTWGWKECVPSGQVYGEPSMGLNVKKDVIEKQTTTFTDQVSPRSQGSRSTGGNMSGFDSGGVRGDDGAKRRRMSSSKQTAEGSPSSDESLSALPCLVTLNPGVKIVSVAAGGRHTLALSVPDMGQVWGWGYGGEGQLGLGSRIRMVSSPHPIPCIESSPSVKDRGIGVSHGSMGLEGQGLRVPGSYVKRIACGGRHSVVVTDAGALLTFGWGLYGQCGQGSTDDELSPTCVSSLLGIKIEGVSAGLWHTVSISADGDVYAFGGNQFGQLGTGGDQAETLPRLLDAPNLENVNAKVVSCGARHSTIVTEDGKVFCWGWNKYGQLGLGDVIDRNIPAQVPINGGTPKNVSCGWWHTLLLAESPA, from the exons ATGAATGGAAATGGTGGAGGTGGAAGTGGAGGGAGTGTGGAAATGGAGAGAGTAGTGTATATGTGGGGATATTTGCCGGGGGCTTTGCCGCAGCGCTCGCCGTTGTTGTCGCCCGTGGCGGTGAGTCTTCCGCCGACTATTGGTGCCGGAAGGTTCTGGAGAGATGTTTGCGGCGGTGGTTGCGGTTTTGCTATGGCCATTTCAG ACTATGGGAAGCTTATTACTTGGGGTTCTACGGATGATTTAGGTCAAAGCTACGTGACATCGGGGAAGCATGGA GAAATGCCAGAGCCTTTTCCCCTTCCCAGTGAAGTTTCAGTAGTAAAAGCTGCTGCAGGTTGGGCACATTGTGTTGCTGTTACAG AGAatggagaagtttatacatgggggTGGAAAGAGTGTGTCCCTTCTGGCCAGGTTTATGGAGAGCCATCTATGGGACTAAACGTAAAGAAGGATGTAATTGAGAAGCAGACTACTACATTCACAGACCAAG TAAGCCCTCGCTCCCAGGGGTCAAGATCAACTGGTGGTAATATGTCTGGTTTTGATAGTGGAGGGGTTAGGGGAGATGATGGTGCAAAAAGAAGACGCATGTCATCTTCTAAACAAACTGCAGAGGGCTCACCGTCATCTGATGAAAGTCTGTCAGCGCTGCCTTGTTTGGTCACATTGAACCCAGGAGTAAAAATTGTTAGTGTTGCAGCTGGTGGCAGGCACACACTAGCGCTGTCAG TTCCAGATATGGGACAAGTTTGGGGTTGGGGTTATGGAGGTGAAGGGCAGCTTGGTTTGGGATCTCGGATTCGCATGGTGTCCTCTCCACATCCTATTCCTTGCATTGAGTCCTCTCCCTCGGTAAAGGATAGAGGAATTGGCGTTTCTCATGGAAGTATGGGTTTAGAAGGACAAGGCCTTCGAGTTCCTGGGAGTTATGTGAAAAGAATTGCTTGTGGAGGCCGCCATAGTGTTGTTGTTACAG ATGCTGGGGCACTACTTACTTTTGGTTGGGGACTCTATGGACAG TGCGGCCAAGGAAGTACTGATGATGAGCTAAGTCCTACTTGTGTATCTTCGTTACTTGGCATCAAAATAGAAGGTGTTTCTGCAGGACTCTGGCACACAGTAAGCATTTCTGCAGATGGTGATGTATATGCATTTGGTGGCAACCAATTTGGGCAGTTGGGAACTGGAGGCGACCAAGCTGAG ACTCTCCCCCGGCTTCTTGATGCTCCAAATTTGGAAAATGTGAATGCAAAAGTTGTATCATGCGGAGCACGCCACAGTACTATAGTTACAG AGGATGGCAAAGTGTTTTGCTGGGGTTGGAATAAGTACGGCCAG CTTGGTTTGGGTGATGTAATAGACCGCAATATTCCTGCCCAAGTACCAATCAATGGCGGCACTCCAAAAAACGTGTCATGTGGATGGTGGCACACCCTATTACTAGCTGAATCGCCTGCTTAA
- the LOC116018917 gene encoding ultraviolet-B receptor UVR8-like isoform X4 codes for MDFNWLCKEMPEPFPLPSEVSVVKAAAGWAHCVAVTENGEVYTWGWKECVPSGQVYGEPSMGLNVKKDVIEKQTTTFTDQVSPRSQGSRSTGGNMSGFDSGGVRGDDGAKRRRMSSSKQTAEGSPSSDESLSALPCLVTLNPGVKIVSVAAGGRHTLALSVPDMGQVWGWGYGGEGQLGLGSRIRMVSSPHPIPCIESSPSVKDRGIGVSHGSMGLEGQGLRVPGSYVKRIACGGRHSVVVTDAGALLTFGWGLYGQCGQGSTDDELSPTCVSSLLGIKIEGVSAGLWHTVSISADGDVYAFGGNQFGQLGTGGDQAETLPRLLDAPNLENVNAKVVSCGARHSTIVTEDGKVFCWGWNKYGQLGLGDVIDRNIPAQVPINGGTPKNVSCGWWHTLLLAESPA; via the exons ATGGA TTTCAATTGGCTATGCAAGGAAATGCCAGAGCCTTTTCCCCTTCCCAGTGAAGTTTCAGTAGTAAAAGCTGCTGCAGGTTGGGCACATTGTGTTGCTGTTACAG AGAatggagaagtttatacatgggggTGGAAAGAGTGTGTCCCTTCTGGCCAGGTTTATGGAGAGCCATCTATGGGACTAAACGTAAAGAAGGATGTAATTGAGAAGCAGACTACTACATTCACAGACCAAG TAAGCCCTCGCTCCCAGGGGTCAAGATCAACTGGTGGTAATATGTCTGGTTTTGATAGTGGAGGGGTTAGGGGAGATGATGGTGCAAAAAGAAGACGCATGTCATCTTCTAAACAAACTGCAGAGGGCTCACCGTCATCTGATGAAAGTCTGTCAGCGCTGCCTTGTTTGGTCACATTGAACCCAGGAGTAAAAATTGTTAGTGTTGCAGCTGGTGGCAGGCACACACTAGCGCTGTCAG TTCCAGATATGGGACAAGTTTGGGGTTGGGGTTATGGAGGTGAAGGGCAGCTTGGTTTGGGATCTCGGATTCGCATGGTGTCCTCTCCACATCCTATTCCTTGCATTGAGTCCTCTCCCTCGGTAAAGGATAGAGGAATTGGCGTTTCTCATGGAAGTATGGGTTTAGAAGGACAAGGCCTTCGAGTTCCTGGGAGTTATGTGAAAAGAATTGCTTGTGGAGGCCGCCATAGTGTTGTTGTTACAG ATGCTGGGGCACTACTTACTTTTGGTTGGGGACTCTATGGACAG TGCGGCCAAGGAAGTACTGATGATGAGCTAAGTCCTACTTGTGTATCTTCGTTACTTGGCATCAAAATAGAAGGTGTTTCTGCAGGACTCTGGCACACAGTAAGCATTTCTGCAGATGGTGATGTATATGCATTTGGTGGCAACCAATTTGGGCAGTTGGGAACTGGAGGCGACCAAGCTGAG ACTCTCCCCCGGCTTCTTGATGCTCCAAATTTGGAAAATGTGAATGCAAAAGTTGTATCATGCGGAGCACGCCACAGTACTATAGTTACAG AGGATGGCAAAGTGTTTTGCTGGGGTTGGAATAAGTACGGCCAG CTTGGTTTGGGTGATGTAATAGACCGCAATATTCCTGCCCAAGTACCAATCAATGGCGGCACTCCAAAAAACGTGTCATGTGGATGGTGGCACACCCTATTACTAGCTGAATCGCCTGCTTAA
- the LOC116018917 gene encoding X-linked retinitis pigmentosa GTPase regulator homolog isoform X3 produces MNGNGGGGSGGSVEMERVVYMWGYLPGALPQRSPLLSPVAVSLPPTIGAGRFWRDVCGGGCGFAMAISDYGKLITWGSTDDLGQSYVTSGKHGEMPEPFPLPSEVSVVKAAAGWAHCVAVTENGEVYTWGWKECVPSGQVYGEPSMGLNVKKDVIEKQTTTFTDQVSPRSQGSRSTGGNMSGFDSGGVRGDDGAKRRRMSSSKQTAEGSPSSDESLSALPCLVTLNPGVKIVSVAAGGRHTLALSVPDMGQVWGWGYGGEGQLGLGSRIRMVSSPHPIPCIESSPSVKDRGIGVSHGSMGLEGQGLRVPGSYVKRIACGGRHSVVVTDAGALLTFGWGLYGQCGQGSTDDELSPTCVSSLLGIKIEGVSAGLWHTVSISADGDVYAFGGNQFGQLGTGGDQAETLPRLLDAPNLENVNAKVVSCGARHSTIVTGMRMAKCFAGVGISTASLVWVM; encoded by the exons ATGAATGGAAATGGTGGAGGTGGAAGTGGAGGGAGTGTGGAAATGGAGAGAGTAGTGTATATGTGGGGATATTTGCCGGGGGCTTTGCCGCAGCGCTCGCCGTTGTTGTCGCCCGTGGCGGTGAGTCTTCCGCCGACTATTGGTGCCGGAAGGTTCTGGAGAGATGTTTGCGGCGGTGGTTGCGGTTTTGCTATGGCCATTTCAG ACTATGGGAAGCTTATTACTTGGGGTTCTACGGATGATTTAGGTCAAAGCTACGTGACATCGGGGAAGCATGGA GAAATGCCAGAGCCTTTTCCCCTTCCCAGTGAAGTTTCAGTAGTAAAAGCTGCTGCAGGTTGGGCACATTGTGTTGCTGTTACAG AGAatggagaagtttatacatgggggTGGAAAGAGTGTGTCCCTTCTGGCCAGGTTTATGGAGAGCCATCTATGGGACTAAACGTAAAGAAGGATGTAATTGAGAAGCAGACTACTACATTCACAGACCAAG TAAGCCCTCGCTCCCAGGGGTCAAGATCAACTGGTGGTAATATGTCTGGTTTTGATAGTGGAGGGGTTAGGGGAGATGATGGTGCAAAAAGAAGACGCATGTCATCTTCTAAACAAACTGCAGAGGGCTCACCGTCATCTGATGAAAGTCTGTCAGCGCTGCCTTGTTTGGTCACATTGAACCCAGGAGTAAAAATTGTTAGTGTTGCAGCTGGTGGCAGGCACACACTAGCGCTGTCAG TTCCAGATATGGGACAAGTTTGGGGTTGGGGTTATGGAGGTGAAGGGCAGCTTGGTTTGGGATCTCGGATTCGCATGGTGTCCTCTCCACATCCTATTCCTTGCATTGAGTCCTCTCCCTCGGTAAAGGATAGAGGAATTGGCGTTTCTCATGGAAGTATGGGTTTAGAAGGACAAGGCCTTCGAGTTCCTGGGAGTTATGTGAAAAGAATTGCTTGTGGAGGCCGCCATAGTGTTGTTGTTACAG ATGCTGGGGCACTACTTACTTTTGGTTGGGGACTCTATGGACAG TGCGGCCAAGGAAGTACTGATGATGAGCTAAGTCCTACTTGTGTATCTTCGTTACTTGGCATCAAAATAGAAGGTGTTTCTGCAGGACTCTGGCACACAGTAAGCATTTCTGCAGATGGTGATGTATATGCATTTGGTGGCAACCAATTTGGGCAGTTGGGAACTGGAGGCGACCAAGCTGAG ACTCTCCCCCGGCTTCTTGATGCTCCAAATTTGGAAAATGTGAATGCAAAAGTTGTATCATGCGGAGCACGCCACAGTACTATAGTTACAGGTATG AGGATGGCAAAGTGTTTTGCTGGGGTTGGAATAAGTACGGCCAG CTTGGTTTGGGTGATGTAA
- the LOC116019872 gene encoding BTB/POZ and MATH domain-containing protein 3-like isoform X2: MAVNNQDSCSRSINETVNGSHNFTIRGYSLAKGMGPGKYISSDTFSVGGYDWAVYFYPDGKNVEDSSIYVSVFIALASEGTDVRALFELTLMDHSGRGKHKVHSHFDRALESGPYTLKYKGSMWGYKRFFKRATLEASDYIKDDCLSMHCTVGVVRTRVEGPKQYSISIPASDMGLNLKYLLDSEVGSDITFQVGEETFKAHKLILAARSPVFKAQFFGLIGNPNTDKVELEDIEPSIFKAMLQFLYTDQLPNLHEIIGSTSACTSTIMMQHLLAAADRFGLDRLKQLCEAKLCEEVNVDTVATTLSLADQHRCLQLKTICLKFAATNLGVVMQSEGFKHLEESCPSLLSELLETVASIDEKGNLASNPDYSTLKQLIESS, from the exons ATGGCCGTGAATAACCAGGACTCCTGCTCGAGGTCGATCAACGAGACGGTGAATGGCTCCCACAACTTCACCATCCGGGGTTACTCTCTGGCCAAGGGCATGGGTCCTGGCAAGTACATCTCCAGCGACACCTTCTCCGTCGGCGGCTACGATTGGGCCGTCTACTTTTACCCCGACGGCAAGAACGTCGAGGATTCCTCCATCTACGTTTCCGTTTTCATCGCGCTCGCCAGCGAAGGCACCGACGTCAGGGCCTTGTTTGAGCTCACCTTGATGGATCACAGCGGGAGAGGGAAGCACAAAGTGCACTCCCATTTTGATCGGGCCCTCGAGAGCGGGCCTTATACTTTGAAATACAAAGGAAGTATGTG GGGTTACAAGAGATTTTTCAAGCGAGCTACTTTAGAAGCCTCTGACTATATTAAGGATGATTGCCTTTCAATGCATTGTACTGTAGGAGTTGTCAGAACTCGGGTTGAAGGGCCAAAACAATATAGCATTTCTATTCCCGCCTCGGACATGGGCCTAAATCTCAAGTACTTGCTAGATTCTGAAGTTGGCAGTGATATAACTTTCCAGGTTGGAGAAGAGACATTTAAGGCTCACAAGTTAATCCTTGCTGCTCGTTCTCCTGTGTTCAAAGCCCAGTTCTTTGGCCTCATTGGAAATCCTAATACAGATAAAGTAGAACTTGAGGATATTGAACCATCAATATTTAAG GCTATGCTTCAATTTCTTTACACCGATCAGCTTCCGAATTTACATGAAATTATTGGCTCAACCTCAGCGTGCACTTCAACAATCATGATGCAACATTTATTGGCTGCAGCTGACCGGTTTGGTTTAGATAGACTGAAACAATTATGTGAGGCAAAATTGTGTGAAGAAGTAAATGTCGATACAGTGGCAACGACTCTTTCGCTAGCTGATCAGCATCGATGCCTCCAGCTTAAGACCATATGTTTGAAATTTGCAGCTACAAACTTGGGAG TTGTTATGCAGTCTGAAGGGTTCAAGCACCTGGAAGAGAGCTGCCCCTCACTGTTGTCTGAGCTGTTGGAAACAGTTGCATCAATTGACGAAAAG GGAAACTTGGCATCGAACCCCGATTACTCTACCCTGAAGCAACTCATCGAGTCTTCCTGA
- the LOC116019872 gene encoding BTB/POZ and MATH domain-containing protein 3-like isoform X1 → MAVNNQDSCSRSINETVNGSHNFTIRGYSLAKGMGPGKYISSDTFSVGGYDWAVYFYPDGKNVEDSSIYVSVFIALASEGTDVRALFELTLMDHSGRGKHKVHSHFDRALESGPYTLKYKGSMWGYKRFFKRATLEASDYIKDDCLSMHCTVGVVRTRVEGPKQYSISIPASDMGLNLKYLLDSEVGSDITFQVGEETFKAHKLILAARSPVFKAQFFGLIGNPNTDKVELEDIEPSIFKAMLQFLYTDQLPNLHEIIGSTSACTSTIMMQHLLAAADRFGLDRLKQLCEAKLCEEVNVDTVATTLSLADQHRCLQLKTICLKFAATNLGVVMQSEGFKHLEESCPSLLSELLETVASIDEKASLISSRKRSSSSIFGVDLVPDGAAAEPFNPNMRCLRRRM, encoded by the exons ATGGCCGTGAATAACCAGGACTCCTGCTCGAGGTCGATCAACGAGACGGTGAATGGCTCCCACAACTTCACCATCCGGGGTTACTCTCTGGCCAAGGGCATGGGTCCTGGCAAGTACATCTCCAGCGACACCTTCTCCGTCGGCGGCTACGATTGGGCCGTCTACTTTTACCCCGACGGCAAGAACGTCGAGGATTCCTCCATCTACGTTTCCGTTTTCATCGCGCTCGCCAGCGAAGGCACCGACGTCAGGGCCTTGTTTGAGCTCACCTTGATGGATCACAGCGGGAGAGGGAAGCACAAAGTGCACTCCCATTTTGATCGGGCCCTCGAGAGCGGGCCTTATACTTTGAAATACAAAGGAAGTATGTG GGGTTACAAGAGATTTTTCAAGCGAGCTACTTTAGAAGCCTCTGACTATATTAAGGATGATTGCCTTTCAATGCATTGTACTGTAGGAGTTGTCAGAACTCGGGTTGAAGGGCCAAAACAATATAGCATTTCTATTCCCGCCTCGGACATGGGCCTAAATCTCAAGTACTTGCTAGATTCTGAAGTTGGCAGTGATATAACTTTCCAGGTTGGAGAAGAGACATTTAAGGCTCACAAGTTAATCCTTGCTGCTCGTTCTCCTGTGTTCAAAGCCCAGTTCTTTGGCCTCATTGGAAATCCTAATACAGATAAAGTAGAACTTGAGGATATTGAACCATCAATATTTAAG GCTATGCTTCAATTTCTTTACACCGATCAGCTTCCGAATTTACATGAAATTATTGGCTCAACCTCAGCGTGCACTTCAACAATCATGATGCAACATTTATTGGCTGCAGCTGACCGGTTTGGTTTAGATAGACTGAAACAATTATGTGAGGCAAAATTGTGTGAAGAAGTAAATGTCGATACAGTGGCAACGACTCTTTCGCTAGCTGATCAGCATCGATGCCTCCAGCTTAAGACCATATGTTTGAAATTTGCAGCTACAAACTTGGGAG TTGTTATGCAGTCTGAAGGGTTCAAGCACCTGGAAGAGAGCTGCCCCTCACTGTTGTCTGAGCTGTTGGAAACAGTTGCATCAATTGACGAAAAGGCAAGTCTAATCTCTAGCAGGAAGAGGAGTAGCAGCAGCATCTTTGGGGTAGACTTAGTACCCGATGGTGCTGCAGCAGAACCATTTAATCCTAATATGAGGTGTTTGCGGAGGCGGATGTAG
- the LOC116019872 gene encoding BTB/POZ and MATH domain-containing protein 3-like isoform X3, with product MAVNNQDSCSRSINETVNGSHNFTIRGYSLAKGMGPGKYISSDTFSVGGYDWAVYFYPDGKNVEDSSIYVSVFIALASEGTDVRALFELTLMDHSGRGKHKVHSHFDRALESGPYTLKYKGSMWGYKRFFKRATLEASDYIKDDCLSMHCTVGVVRTRVEGPKQYSISIPASDMGLNLKYLLDSEVGSDITFQVGEETFKAHKLILAARSPVFKAQFFGLIGNPNTDKVELEDIEPSIFKAMLQFLYTDQLPNLHEIIGSTSACTSTIMMQHLLAAADRFGLDRLKQLCEAKLCEEVNVDTVATTLSLADQHRCLQLKTICLKFAATNLGV from the exons ATGGCCGTGAATAACCAGGACTCCTGCTCGAGGTCGATCAACGAGACGGTGAATGGCTCCCACAACTTCACCATCCGGGGTTACTCTCTGGCCAAGGGCATGGGTCCTGGCAAGTACATCTCCAGCGACACCTTCTCCGTCGGCGGCTACGATTGGGCCGTCTACTTTTACCCCGACGGCAAGAACGTCGAGGATTCCTCCATCTACGTTTCCGTTTTCATCGCGCTCGCCAGCGAAGGCACCGACGTCAGGGCCTTGTTTGAGCTCACCTTGATGGATCACAGCGGGAGAGGGAAGCACAAAGTGCACTCCCATTTTGATCGGGCCCTCGAGAGCGGGCCTTATACTTTGAAATACAAAGGAAGTATGTG GGGTTACAAGAGATTTTTCAAGCGAGCTACTTTAGAAGCCTCTGACTATATTAAGGATGATTGCCTTTCAATGCATTGTACTGTAGGAGTTGTCAGAACTCGGGTTGAAGGGCCAAAACAATATAGCATTTCTATTCCCGCCTCGGACATGGGCCTAAATCTCAAGTACTTGCTAGATTCTGAAGTTGGCAGTGATATAACTTTCCAGGTTGGAGAAGAGACATTTAAGGCTCACAAGTTAATCCTTGCTGCTCGTTCTCCTGTGTTCAAAGCCCAGTTCTTTGGCCTCATTGGAAATCCTAATACAGATAAAGTAGAACTTGAGGATATTGAACCATCAATATTTAAG GCTATGCTTCAATTTCTTTACACCGATCAGCTTCCGAATTTACATGAAATTATTGGCTCAACCTCAGCGTGCACTTCAACAATCATGATGCAACATTTATTGGCTGCAGCTGACCGGTTTGGTTTAGATAGACTGAAACAATTATGTGAGGCAAAATTGTGTGAAGAAGTAAATGTCGATACAGTGGCAACGACTCTTTCGCTAGCTGATCAGCATCGATGCCTCCAGCTTAAGACCATATGTTTGAAATTTGCAGCTACAAACTTGGGAG TCTGA